The proteins below are encoded in one region of Belonocnema kinseyi isolate 2016_QV_RU_SX_M_011 chromosome 5, B_treatae_v1, whole genome shotgun sequence:
- the LOC117173018 gene encoding uncharacterized protein LOC117173018 isoform X2, with product MISNIKSSEACNNILEQSEHVKRVADALENRNSETRFSANVSGQKLNFFKDITNDGNLGNVNVRPHRSGHGSFTFKDSPEDLKSSQTLMLLKIHMMGVILESFGRNNGTATGKSNNQRSVTFTNKDTDLKMFPVRSISAIEQIEKKMMHKPFFDKVVHALMKIGKHVTISMTITNMLNNLLTFETGAKYSFVRRSRKKQPFNKLLFYKAICIDIVDPDATIALITKSVKYWLYQCMNRQEREAKNAKKAQEREKNMHLDLEQDEEDDF from the exons ATGATATCAAACATCAAAAGTTCAGAGGCATGTAATAATATTCTTGAACAATCTGAGCATGTGAAAAGGGTAGCGGATGCATTGGAAAATCGTAATTCTGAAACAAGATTCTCTGCCAATGTTTCAggacaaaaactgaattttttca AAGATATTACAAATGATGGTAACTTGGGGAATGTCAACGTACGACCACACAGATCAGGACATGGCTCATTTACGTTCAAAGACTCTCCGGAGGATTTAAAATCTT CCCAAACATTGATGCTTTTAAAAATACACATGATGGGAGTAATTCTTGAGTCGTTTGGTCGAAATAACGGAACTGCAACTGGTAAATCTAATAATCAGCGCTCAGTTACTTTCACTAATAAGGACACTGACCTGAAGATGTTTCCAGTACGcagtataagtgcaattgaacaAATCGAAAAGAAAATGATGCACAaaccattttttgacaaagtt GTCCATGCTTTAATGAAGATCGGAAAACACGTTACCATCAGCATGACGATTACAAACATGTTGAATAACCTGCTGACTTTTGAAACAGGAGCGAAGTATTCCTTTGTTCGGAGATCTAGGAAGAAACAacctttcaacaaattacttttttacaaagcaATATGTA TCGATATTGTGGACCCGGATGCAACGATTGCACTAATCACTAAAAGTGTGAAATATTGGCTCTATCAATGTATGAATCGACAAGAGCGTGAAGC GAAAAATgctaagaaagcacaagaaagggaaaaaaatatgcatttagaTTTGGAGCAAGACGAGGAAgatgatttctaa
- the LOC117173018 gene encoding uncharacterized protein LOC117173018 isoform X1, which yields MISNIKSSEACNNILEQSEHVKRVADALENRNSETRFSANVSGQKLNFFKDITNDGNLGNVNVRPHRSGHGSFTFKDSPEDLKSSQTLMLLKIHMMGVILESFGRNNGTATGKSNNQRSVTFTNKDTDLKMFPVRSISAIEQIEKKMMHKPFFDKVVHALMKIGKHVTISMTITNMLNNLLTFETGAKYSFVRRSRKKQPFNKLLFYKAICNAFGIKFGIKDFMFENLKDFLTTFKNLQQMELIDIVDPDATIALITKSVKYWLYQCMNRQEREAKNAKKAQEREKNMHLDLEQDEEDDF from the exons ATGATATCAAACATCAAAAGTTCAGAGGCATGTAATAATATTCTTGAACAATCTGAGCATGTGAAAAGGGTAGCGGATGCATTGGAAAATCGTAATTCTGAAACAAGATTCTCTGCCAATGTTTCAggacaaaaactgaattttttca AAGATATTACAAATGATGGTAACTTGGGGAATGTCAACGTACGACCACACAGATCAGGACATGGCTCATTTACGTTCAAAGACTCTCCGGAGGATTTAAAATCTT CCCAAACATTGATGCTTTTAAAAATACACATGATGGGAGTAATTCTTGAGTCGTTTGGTCGAAATAACGGAACTGCAACTGGTAAATCTAATAATCAGCGCTCAGTTACTTTCACTAATAAGGACACTGACCTGAAGATGTTTCCAGTACGcagtataagtgcaattgaacaAATCGAAAAGAAAATGATGCACAaaccattttttgacaaagtt GTCCATGCTTTAATGAAGATCGGAAAACACGTTACCATCAGCATGACGATTACAAACATGTTGAATAACCTGCTGACTTTTGAAACAGGAGCGAAGTATTCCTTTGTTCGGAGATCTAGGAAGAAACAacctttcaacaaattacttttttacaaagcaATATGTA atgcatttggaattaaatttggCATCAAAgacttcatgtttgaaaatttgaaggattttcttACTACATTTAAAAACTTACAACAAATGGAATTAA TCGATATTGTGGACCCGGATGCAACGATTGCACTAATCACTAAAAGTGTGAAATATTGGCTCTATCAATGTATGAATCGACAAGAGCGTGAAGC GAAAAATgctaagaaagcacaagaaagggaaaaaaatatgcatttagaTTTGGAGCAAGACGAGGAAgatgatttctaa